A window from Humidesulfovibrio mexicanus encodes these proteins:
- the yedE gene encoding YedE family putative selenium transporter gives MANVFAGRGGIIAAGGIIGLVAALLQYAGNPANMGICVACFVRDIAGGLGLHRAGVVQYLRPEIPGFVLGSFAAALATGEFRARSGSAPATRFFLGMSAMAGALVFLGCPWRALLRLAGGDGNAILGLLGLCAGVYAGTRFFRAGYSLSRSQSQPWSAGAMLALAAVALLAARLLLMPDAETGSLGWVWASVKGPGAARAPFLISLGAGLLIGVLAQRSRFCTMGSLRDVFLFRQTHLFTGVLAFLAVAFAANLVLGQFKPGFEGQPVAHTAGLWNFLGMAVSGLAFALAGGCPGRQLILSGEGDGDAAVFVLGMLTGAGLAHNFGWASSPAGLGPNGMAATFGALAFCLLVGFMNRKTA, from the coding sequence ATGGCAAACGTTTTCGCCGGGCGCGGGGGCATCATCGCCGCTGGCGGCATCATCGGGCTGGTCGCCGCGTTGTTGCAGTACGCGGGCAATCCGGCCAACATGGGCATCTGCGTGGCCTGCTTCGTGCGCGACATCGCGGGCGGTCTGGGCCTGCACCGCGCCGGGGTGGTGCAGTACCTGCGGCCGGAGATTCCGGGTTTCGTGCTGGGCTCCTTCGCCGCGGCGCTGGCCACGGGCGAGTTCCGCGCCCGTTCCGGCTCGGCCCCGGCCACGCGCTTCTTCCTGGGCATGAGCGCCATGGCCGGAGCGCTGGTGTTCCTGGGCTGCCCCTGGCGCGCGCTGCTGCGCCTGGCCGGCGGCGACGGCAACGCCATCCTGGGCCTGCTTGGCCTGTGCGCCGGGGTGTACGCGGGCACGCGCTTCTTCCGCGCCGGGTACTCCTTGAGCCGCTCCCAGTCGCAGCCCTGGTCCGCCGGAGCCATGCTCGCCCTGGCCGCCGTGGCCCTGCTGGCCGCGCGCCTGCTGCTCATGCCCGACGCCGAAACCGGAAGCCTGGGCTGGGTCTGGGCCTCGGTGAAAGGCCCCGGCGCGGCGCGCGCCCCGTTCTTGATCTCCCTGGGCGCGGGCCTGCTCATCGGCGTGCTGGCGCAGCGCAGCCGCTTCTGCACCATGGGCTCCCTGCGCGACGTGTTCCTTTTCCGCCAGACGCACCTGTTCACCGGCGTTTTGGCCTTCCTGGCAGTGGCCTTCGCGGCCAACCTGGTCCTTGGGCAGTTCAAGCCCGGCTTCGAGGGCCAGCCCGTGGCGCACACCGCCGGGCTGTGGAACTTCCTGGGCATGGCGGTGTCCGGCCTGGCCTTCGCCCTGGCCGGCGGCTGCCCCGGCCGCCAGCTCATCCTCTCCGGCGAGGGCGACGGCGACGCGGCCGTGTTCGTGCTGGGGATGCTCACCGGCGCTGGCCTGGCGCACAACTTCGGCTGGGCCAGCTCGCCCGCCGGGCTTGGCCCCAACGGCATGGCCGCCACCTTCGGCGCGCTGGCCTTCTGCCTGTTGGTGGGCTTCATGAACCGCAAAACGGCATAA
- a CDS encoding sulfurtransferase TusA family protein, which produces MAENVKIVDARGLSCPQPVLAAGDEMDAMASGRIEVLTDCGASPENVGRAARAKGWRLVSTTDEAGAVRQVFEKP; this is translated from the coding sequence ATGGCCGAGAACGTGAAGATCGTGGACGCGCGCGGGCTTTCCTGCCCGCAGCCCGTGCTTGCGGCAGGGGACGAGATGGACGCCATGGCCTCCGGCCGCATCGAGGTGCTCACCGACTGCGGCGCGAGCCCGGAAAACGTGGGCCGCGCCGCCAGGGCCAAGGGCTGGCGGCTGGTGTCCACCACGGATGAGGCCGGCGCGGTGCGCCAGGTGTTCGAAAAACCGTGA
- a CDS encoding DUF3343 domain-containing protein, whose product MRLPFGLGRTPKATGAGHGPDRSRGVMAFAHTAEVIRAEAALKAAGFAVRVMGPPPDMRTGCDMVVEFELVRELAARRSLEAEGLSPLAVAPVRAGMLEPVSLFQTVDFGPWLMVRAANMKITVDRRSRVIVNVSGGGCPDVPALAELMVGRTLDEAPPPREHGQTLCSYALELAFQEAVRLLPPEGEHP is encoded by the coding sequence GTGAGGCTGCCCTTCGGCCTGGGCCGCACGCCCAAGGCCACCGGCGCGGGCCATGGCCCCGATCGCTCCCGCGGGGTCATGGCCTTCGCCCACACGGCGGAGGTCATCCGCGCCGAGGCCGCCCTCAAGGCCGCGGGCTTTGCGGTGCGCGTCATGGGTCCGCCGCCGGATATGCGCACCGGCTGCGACATGGTGGTGGAGTTCGAACTGGTGCGCGAACTGGCGGCCAGGCGCTCGCTGGAGGCGGAAGGACTGAGCCCGCTGGCCGTGGCCCCTGTCCGCGCCGGAATGCTTGAGCCGGTGTCGTTGTTCCAGACGGTGGACTTCGGGCCCTGGCTCATGGTGCGCGCGGCCAACATGAAGATCACCGTGGACCGGCGCAGCCGCGTCATCGTCAACGTGTCCGGCGGGGGCTGCCCAGACGTGCCCGCCCTGGCGGAGCTCATGGTGGGGCGCACCCTGGACGAGGCCCCGCCCCCGCGCGAACACGGCCAGACGCTGTGCTCCTACGCACTGGAGCTGGCCTTCCAGGAAGCGGTTCGGCTGCTGCCGCCAGAGGGGGAACACCCGTGA
- a CDS encoding NAD(P)H-hydrate dehydratase: protein MSGPWLIVGTVPDNGFGLALGPCQWDGAALAVDGLCAPVRRGTPALLAACCQACQALGAPLPLALLAGDAGSGQGSALAYERLERELAALVPRGLTFHYLFPDLAGHDRVLLSALALPERPLLMADAGFMYAAKASGQAAEYDLFTPDAGELAFLADELAPHPFYTRGFLGGADASALELARRAWDTGGAARHLLVKGASDQVICAGKVLARIDGPDTPAMEAIGGTGDTLAGMASALLMANIPLPEACALAARANRLLGALARPTPATSVAELMPHIPEALRLARQE, encoded by the coding sequence GTGAGCGGCCCCTGGCTCATTGTTGGCACCGTGCCGGACAACGGCTTCGGCCTGGCGCTGGGGCCGTGCCAATGGGACGGGGCCGCACTCGCCGTGGACGGCCTTTGCGCCCCGGTGCGCCGCGGCACCCCGGCGCTGCTGGCCGCATGCTGCCAGGCCTGCCAGGCCCTGGGCGCGCCGCTGCCGCTGGCCCTGCTTGCGGGAGACGCCGGAAGCGGCCAGGGCAGCGCGCTGGCCTACGAACGCCTTGAGCGCGAGCTGGCCGCCCTGGTCCCGCGCGGGCTCACCTTCCACTATCTGTTCCCGGACTTGGCCGGGCACGACCGGGTGCTGCTCTCCGCCCTGGCCCTGCCGGAGCGCCCGCTCCTCATGGCCGATGCGGGCTTCATGTACGCGGCCAAGGCCAGCGGCCAGGCGGCCGAGTACGACCTGTTCACGCCCGATGCGGGCGAGCTGGCCTTCCTGGCCGACGAGCTGGCCCCGCACCCCTTCTACACGCGGGGATTCCTTGGCGGCGCGGACGCCTCCGCCCTGGAGCTGGCGCGCCGCGCCTGGGACACCGGCGGTGCGGCCCGGCACCTCCTGGTCAAGGGGGCCAGCGACCAGGTCATATGCGCAGGCAAGGTGCTGGCGCGCATCGACGGGCCGGACACGCCCGCCATGGAGGCCATCGGCGGCACCGGCGACACCCTTGCGGGCATGGCCTCCGCCCTGCTCATGGCAAACATCCCCCTGCCCGAGGCCTGCGCCCTGGCGGCCAGGGCCAACCGCCTGCTGGGCGCGCTGGCGCGGCCCACCCCTGCGACCTCCGTGGCCGAACTGATGCCGCACATCCCGGAGGCCCTGCGCCTGGCCCGGCAGGAATAG
- a CDS encoding 2-hydroxymuconate tautomerase family protein: protein MPYVNIRITREGASAEQKAALIRGVTELLRDTLGKNPATTVVVIDEVDTDNWGIGGESVTVRRKSGR from the coding sequence ATGCCCTACGTCAACATCAGGATCACCCGCGAGGGCGCAAGCGCGGAGCAAAAGGCCGCGCTCATCCGCGGCGTCACCGAGCTCTTGCGCGACACCCTGGGCAAGAACCCGGCCACCACGGTCGTCGTCATCGACGAGGTGGACACGGACAACTGGGGCATTGGCGGCGAGAGCGTGACCGTGCGCCGGAAGTCGGGAAGGTAG
- the hisS gene encoding histidine--tRNA ligase has product MSAIQKIKGFADLFPEDSRAFTRMEDAARDIFGRYGFGELRIPVLERTELFAKGIGEDTDVVGKEMYTFTDRGGRSLTMRPEATAGALRAAIEAGAVEPGKATRLYAFGPMFRYERPQKGRMRQFHQIDAELLGSPEPHADVEVILMLRDYLEELGIGELAFELNSLGCRNCRPDYRAALTAYFEKLDAQQLCEDCRRRMHTNPLRVLDCKVPGCKALVADAPAIGQHLCGDCRSHFDAVLRLLDSSGLAYALNPRLVRGLDYYQRTTFEVTSGAIGAQTAVAGGGRYDGLVQLLGGPDAPGVGFACGMERLAMLMEKPEAKRPDFFLAVTDAREGGGAVDAAVLLAHKLRARQLVGECDYSAGSMKSRLRHAGRIKARKCYIIGPEEFDSGTVTIKDMDGGGQIQIERAAFD; this is encoded by the coding sequence ATGAGCGCCATCCAGAAGATCAAGGGCTTCGCCGATCTCTTTCCCGAGGACTCCCGCGCCTTCACCCGCATGGAGGACGCCGCGCGCGACATCTTCGGCCGCTACGGCTTCGGCGAGCTGCGCATCCCCGTGCTCGAACGCACGGAGCTCTTCGCCAAGGGCATCGGCGAGGACACGGACGTTGTGGGCAAAGAGATGTACACCTTCACCGACCGGGGCGGACGCTCCCTGACCATGCGCCCGGAGGCCACGGCCGGTGCCCTGCGCGCGGCCATAGAGGCGGGAGCGGTGGAGCCGGGCAAAGCCACGCGCCTGTACGCCTTCGGCCCCATGTTCCGCTACGAGCGCCCGCAGAAAGGCCGGATGCGCCAGTTCCACCAGATCGACGCCGAGCTTCTGGGCAGCCCGGAGCCGCACGCCGACGTGGAAGTCATCCTCATGCTGCGCGACTACCTGGAGGAGCTGGGCATCGGCGAGCTGGCCTTCGAGCTGAACTCGCTCGGCTGCCGCAACTGCCGCCCGGACTACCGCGCCGCCCTCACCGCCTATTTCGAGAAGCTCGACGCGCAGCAGCTTTGCGAGGACTGCCGCAGAAGGATGCATACCAACCCCCTGCGCGTGCTGGACTGCAAAGTTCCCGGCTGCAAGGCCCTGGTGGCCGATGCGCCGGCCATCGGCCAGCACCTCTGCGGCGACTGCCGCAGCCACTTCGACGCCGTGCTCCGCCTGCTGGACAGCTCTGGCCTCGCCTATGCGCTGAACCCCCGCCTGGTGCGCGGGCTGGACTACTACCAGCGCACCACCTTCGAGGTCACCAGCGGGGCCATCGGCGCGCAGACCGCCGTGGCCGGAGGCGGCCGCTACGACGGCCTGGTGCAGCTCTTGGGCGGGCCGGACGCGCCCGGCGTGGGCTTCGCCTGCGGCATGGAGCGCCTGGCCATGCTCATGGAAAAGCCCGAGGCCAAGCGCCCGGACTTCTTTTTGGCCGTCACCGATGCGCGCGAGGGCGGCGGGGCCGTGGACGCGGCCGTGCTGCTGGCGCACAAGCTCCGGGCCCGGCAGCTTGTGGGCGAGTGCGACTACTCCGCGGGCAGCATGAAAAGCCGCCTGCGCCACGCCGGCCGCATCAAGGCGAGAAAGTGCTACATCATCGGACCCGAGGAGTTCGACTCCGGCACGGTCACCATCAAGGACATGGACGGCGGCGGCCAGATCCAGATCGAAAGGGCCGCCTTCGACTAG
- the aspS gene encoding aspartate--tRNA ligase produces MTEQSITQGEERDYDEYRVIQDLGGWRRSHTCNQLTAADIGSEVTLMGWVQFRRDHGGLIFIDLRDREGLTQCVFSPEVAPEAHERAHAIRVEYVVALKGVVRARPEGMANPGMATGEVEIYANEWKLLNTSDTPPFPIEDRVDAAEMLRLKYRYLDLRRPRLAKNFILRNKAAQAARRYLDSLGFLEIETPVLTKSTPEGARDFLVPSRLSQGMFYALPQSPQIFKQLLMVAGLDRYFQIVKCFRDEDLRADRQPEFTQIDIEMSFPDEEQIMGMAEGLVRTLFKETIGAALPEAFPRMTYRQAMDEYGSDKPDIRFELKLVDVKDIFAGGGFKVFAAAPCLKALRVAGGLELSRKEIDDYTEFVKIYGAQGLAWIKVKEDGEWQSPIVKFFSEDEKKALAERLGMQNGDIVFFQAAPEDVANAALGNLRLKLGERFGLIDEKAFAPLWVTDFPLLEYDPEDKRWVAKHHPFTSPQPGQMETIASDPGGALARAYDLVLNGSEIGGGSIRIHTPAAQKAMFQALGIGDEEAEEKFGFLIEALKFGAPPHGGIAFGLDRIIMILTGAKSIRDVIAFPKTQKATCLMTEAPNVVGKKQLRELGIQLREKPAEAPAEQQKSEA; encoded by the coding sequence ATGACCGAGCAGAGCATCACCCAAGGCGAGGAACGCGACTACGACGAGTACCGGGTCATCCAGGACCTGGGAGGCTGGCGGCGCAGCCACACCTGCAACCAGCTCACCGCCGCCGACATCGGCAGCGAGGTCACCCTCATGGGCTGGGTGCAGTTCCGCCGCGACCACGGCGGCCTCATCTTCATCGACCTGCGCGACAGAGAAGGCCTGACCCAATGCGTGTTCAGCCCCGAGGTGGCCCCGGAGGCCCACGAACGCGCCCACGCCATCCGCGTGGAGTACGTGGTGGCCTTGAAGGGCGTGGTGCGTGCCCGGCCCGAGGGCATGGCCAACCCCGGCATGGCCACCGGCGAGGTGGAAATCTACGCCAACGAATGGAAGCTCCTCAACACCTCCGACACGCCGCCCTTCCCCATCGAGGACCGGGTGGACGCGGCCGAGATGCTGCGCCTGAAATACCGTTATCTGGACCTGCGCCGTCCGCGCCTGGCCAAGAACTTCATCCTGCGCAACAAGGCCGCCCAAGCCGCGCGCCGCTATCTGGACTCCCTGGGCTTTCTCGAAATCGAGACGCCCGTGCTCACCAAGTCCACCCCGGAGGGCGCGCGCGACTTTTTGGTGCCCAGCCGCCTGTCCCAGGGCATGTTCTACGCCCTGCCGCAGAGCCCGCAGATTTTCAAGCAGCTCTTGATGGTGGCCGGGCTCGACCGCTACTTCCAGATCGTCAAGTGCTTCCGCGACGAAGACTTGCGCGCCGACAGACAACCCGAATTCACCCAGATCGACATCGAGATGAGCTTCCCGGACGAGGAGCAGATCATGGGCATGGCCGAGGGGCTGGTGCGCACGCTCTTCAAGGAGACCATCGGCGCGGCGCTGCCCGAGGCCTTCCCGCGCATGACCTACAGGCAGGCCATGGACGAATACGGCTCGGACAAGCCGGACATCCGTTTCGAGCTCAAGCTGGTGGACGTGAAGGACATCTTCGCGGGCGGCGGCTTCAAGGTCTTCGCGGCCGCGCCCTGCCTGAAGGCCCTGCGCGTGGCGGGTGGGCTGGAGCTCTCCCGCAAGGAGATCGACGACTACACCGAGTTCGTCAAGATCTACGGCGCGCAGGGGCTGGCCTGGATCAAGGTCAAGGAGGACGGCGAGTGGCAGTCGCCCATCGTCAAGTTCTTCTCCGAGGATGAAAAGAAGGCCCTGGCCGAGCGCCTGGGAATGCAGAACGGCGACATCGTGTTCTTCCAGGCCGCGCCCGAAGACGTGGCCAACGCGGCGCTGGGCAACCTGCGCCTGAAACTGGGCGAGCGCTTCGGCCTCATCGACGAAAAGGCCTTCGCCCCGCTTTGGGTGACGGACTTCCCCCTGCTGGAATACGACCCCGAGGACAAGCGCTGGGTGGCCAAGCACCACCCCTTCACCTCGCCCCAGCCGGGCCAGATGGAGACCATCGCCAGCGATCCGGGCGGGGCCCTGGCGCGCGCCTACGACCTGGTGCTGAACGGCTCCGAGATCGGCGGCGGCTCCATCCGCATCCACACCCCGGCCGCGCAGAAAGCCATGTTCCAGGCCCTGGGCATCGGCGACGAGGAGGCCGAGGAGAAGTTCGGCTTCCTCATCGAGGCCCTGAAATTCGGCGCGCCCCCGCACGGAGGCATTGCCTTCGGCCTGGACCGCATTATCATGATCCTCACCGGGGCCAAGAGCATCCGCGACGTCATCGCCTTCCCCAAGACCCAGAAGGCCACCTGCCTGATGACCGAGGCCCCCAACGTCGTGGGCAAAAAGCAGCTGCGCGAGCTGGGCATACAGCTCAGGGAAAAGCCTGCGGAAGCCCCGGCAGAGCAGCAAAAGAGCGAGGCGTAG
- the def gene encoding peptide deformylase, with protein MAKLPIVTYPHPVLSRVADPVAEITPEISQFIADMLETMYEGDGVGLAAPQVNKSLRIITLDETGPKERKKPMVLVNPVFVTREGQRDSEESCLSLPTFSCKLKRYERVAVRGLNEKGEEVEVAGEGLLAIILQHEIDHLDGRTLLDHASRLKRTMYETKVKKWRKD; from the coding sequence ATGGCCAAGCTGCCCATCGTCACCTATCCCCATCCGGTGCTGTCCCGCGTGGCCGACCCCGTGGCCGAGATCACGCCCGAGATCAGCCAGTTCATCGCCGACATGCTGGAAACCATGTACGAAGGCGACGGGGTGGGCCTTGCCGCGCCCCAGGTGAACAAGAGCCTGCGCATCATCACCCTGGACGAGACCGGCCCCAAGGAGCGCAAGAAGCCCATGGTGCTGGTGAACCCGGTGTTCGTCACGCGGGAGGGCCAGCGCGATTCCGAGGAGTCCTGCCTGTCGCTGCCGACCTTCTCGTGCAAGCTCAAACGCTATGAGCGCGTCGCCGTGCGCGGGCTGAACGAAAAGGGCGAAGAGGTGGAAGTGGCGGGCGAGGGCCTGCTGGCCATCATCCTGCAGCACGAGATCGACCACCTGGACGGCAGGACGCTGCTGGACCACGCCAGCCGCCTCAAGCGCACCATGTACGAAACCAAGGTCAAGAAATGGCGCAAGGACTAA
- the fmt gene encoding methionyl-tRNA formyltransferase, with protein sequence MAQGLNGLESYEDNLVPESAPEFPVPSPPLKVVFMGTPDFAAASLNALLAWPGATVVCAYTQPDRPCGRGQECKPSPVKLAAQAAGIEVRQPLNFKAQADVDALRALSFDVLAVAAYGLILPQSVLDAPRLMPMNVHASLLPRWRGAAPIQRCLEAGDLVTGITIMKMELGLDSGPILLQRALRIAEADHAGTLHDELAQLGADALIEALSRLPLGRLMLLPQDETRVTHAAKLTKDEGRIDWGREAQAVHNHIRAMHPWPGAFFDWEQAPGKTLRLSIEPGSIGGEVPAGTKPGSILGVVAGRLAIACADRLYLTPRITPRGKKPQDAQAFACGYLKTCQG encoded by the coding sequence ATGGCGCAAGGACTAAACGGCCTGGAATCCTACGAGGACAACCTCGTGCCGGAATCCGCGCCGGAGTTCCCCGTGCCCTCGCCGCCGCTCAAGGTGGTGTTCATGGGCACGCCGGACTTCGCCGCCGCCAGCCTGAACGCGCTTTTGGCCTGGCCCGGCGCCACGGTGGTCTGCGCGTACACCCAGCCCGACCGCCCCTGCGGACGCGGCCAGGAGTGCAAGCCCTCGCCCGTAAAGCTGGCCGCGCAGGCCGCGGGCATAGAGGTGCGCCAGCCCCTGAACTTCAAGGCCCAGGCCGATGTGGACGCCCTGCGGGCGCTCTCCTTCGACGTGCTGGCCGTGGCGGCCTACGGGCTCATTCTGCCGCAAAGCGTTCTGGACGCGCCCAGGCTCATGCCCATGAACGTGCACGCCTCGCTGCTGCCGCGCTGGCGCGGGGCCGCGCCCATCCAGCGCTGCCTGGAGGCGGGCGACCTGGTGACGGGCATCACCATCATGAAAATGGAGCTCGGCCTCGACTCCGGGCCCATCCTGCTCCAGCGCGCCCTGCGCATCGCCGAGGCCGACCACGCGGGAACCCTGCACGACGAGCTGGCGCAGCTTGGCGCGGATGCCCTCATCGAGGCCCTCTCGCGCCTGCCCCTGGGACGGCTCATGCTGCTGCCCCAGGACGAAACGCGCGTGACCCACGCGGCCAAGCTCACCAAGGACGAGGGCCGCATCGACTGGGGTCGCGAGGCCCAAGCCGTGCACAACCACATCCGCGCCATGCACCCCTGGCCCGGCGCATTCTTCGACTGGGAGCAGGCACCGGGCAAGACCCTGCGCCTGTCCATCGAGCCGGGGAGCATCGGCGGGGAGGTTCCGGCCGGAACCAAACCGGGGAGCATCCTGGGCGTCGTGGCGGGCAGGCTCGCCATCGCCTGCGCGGACAGACTGTACCTGACCCCGCGCATCACCCCCCGGGGCAAGAAACCGCAGGACGCCCAGGCCTTCGCCTGCGGCTACCTCAAAACCTGCCAGGGCTAG
- a CDS encoding DUF116 domain-containing protein, which produces MDGAIGTRKRLFVGLICSTCALVCAFLVLLWVVPYVGLTNIHPAAPWVLGAVVGLLLLLVVWACLGLLLSIAIKRPLPLVGRVRGVTVKLLLPLMSLLGRSLGFSKEDIHTSFIKVNNELVLRELGRFEPSRILLLMPHCLQNSRCDMRLTYDIDNCRRCGLCPISGLIDLRDRYGVHLAIATGGTIARRIVVQKRPAIIIAVACYRDLSSGIQDTYPLPVFGVLNERPNGPCLDTTVPLDRLEAALKRFLIPG; this is translated from the coding sequence GTGGACGGCGCCATCGGCACCCGCAAACGCCTGTTCGTAGGGCTCATCTGCAGCACCTGCGCCCTGGTGTGCGCCTTTCTGGTGCTGTTGTGGGTGGTGCCCTATGTGGGCCTCACCAACATCCACCCGGCCGCGCCCTGGGTGCTGGGCGCGGTGGTGGGCCTGCTGCTGTTGCTGGTGGTCTGGGCCTGCCTGGGCCTGCTGCTCAGCATCGCCATAAAGCGGCCCCTGCCCCTGGTGGGCCGCGTGCGCGGGGTGACGGTCAAGCTGCTTTTGCCCCTCATGAGCTTACTCGGCCGCAGCCTCGGCTTCTCCAAGGAGGACATCCACACCTCCTTCATCAAGGTGAACAACGAACTCGTCCTGCGCGAGCTGGGCCGCTTCGAGCCCTCGCGCATCCTGTTGCTCATGCCGCACTGCCTGCAGAACAGCCGCTGCGACATGCGCCTCACCTACGACATCGACAACTGCCGCCGCTGCGGCCTGTGCCCCATCTCCGGGCTCATCGACCTGCGCGACCGCTACGGCGTGCACCTGGCCATCGCCACCGGCGGCACCATCGCCCGGCGCATCGTGGTGCAGAAGCGCCCGGCCATCATCATCGCCGTGGCCTGCTACCGCGACCTGTCCTCCGGCATCCAGGACACCTACCCCCTGCCGGTCTTTGGCGTGCTGAACGAACGGCCCAACGGCCCCTGCCTGGACACCACCGTGCCCCTGGACCGCCTGGAGGCCGCGCTCAAGCGCTTCTTGATACCGGGCTAA
- a CDS encoding DUF2156 domain-containing protein, which yields MLDRTLTDAPPHDCFRRFGDRTSSLATLGAQFETRRVQGRQGLVRVVTLPAALVAASEPLAATEDRAAMLAELAREAAFEGRRLAALPLGQDLADQLRGLGFHVWQIGSEPVFRLAEYFAPGQDPYARHRVAQALARRGAEVSELELSALPKPEIQTLRTEMDEVAALWLAQKCCLPLGFLARVEPFAQQESKRYFLLRVRGRLQGFIAAAPVCRQGRVLAYYFQDMPRRPDARAGAGELLLIETMRLLAAEGVAEARLGMAPLARIAPQAPGSRLLSLLHRRWTWGYDFRSLAEFKDKFSPTAWEPLFLASTCPRLCTALRDALRAHFPQGLLRPFLHLAAASGGVELAPKALPVLAHPPAEIIPGSPAELLRRTWLTCLLAPLFMGLHLARLAWPPLDALYHASGYVPGAVTWQGVLLGPLFHNHWLHLLGDQLSFLLFGAVIEALLGLRPYLLLLAAGLWLSNPLTHALCWALLSWSAPQAWAATLAEVDYGSSNAVFAMAGALAALLRQWRSILLPFALYGLFICFARHSWLALHHLLTLGLGFAALRWWMWRRARKNAKG from the coding sequence ATGCTGGACCGCACCCTCACCGACGCCCCGCCGCACGACTGTTTCCGCCGCTTCGGCGACCGCACCAGCTCCCTGGCGACCCTTGGCGCACAGTTCGAGACGCGCCGCGTCCAGGGGCGGCAAGGACTGGTCCGGGTCGTGACGCTTCCCGCCGCGCTGGTGGCGGCCAGCGAGCCCCTGGCCGCAACGGAGGACCGCGCCGCAATGCTGGCGGAGCTGGCGCGCGAAGCGGCCTTTGAGGGCAGGCGGCTGGCGGCCCTGCCCCTGGGCCAGGACCTGGCGGACCAACTGCGCGGCCTGGGCTTCCACGTCTGGCAGATCGGCAGCGAGCCGGTGTTCCGCCTGGCCGAGTACTTCGCGCCCGGGCAGGATCCCTACGCCCGGCACAGGGTGGCGCAGGCCCTGGCGCGGCGCGGGGCCGAGGTCTCGGAGCTGGAGCTCTCCGCCCTGCCGAAGCCCGAAATCCAGACCCTGCGCACGGAGATGGACGAGGTGGCCGCGCTGTGGCTGGCGCAAAAATGCTGCCTGCCCCTGGGCTTTCTGGCCCGGGTGGAGCCCTTTGCCCAGCAGGAGTCCAAGCGCTACTTCCTGCTGCGCGTGCGCGGGCGGCTGCAGGGCTTCATCGCCGCCGCGCCGGTGTGCCGACAAGGCCGCGTGCTGGCCTATTACTTCCAGGACATGCCCCGCAGGCCGGACGCCAGGGCCGGGGCCGGGGAACTGCTGCTCATCGAGACCATGCGCCTGCTGGCCGCGGAGGGCGTGGCCGAGGCGCGGCTGGGCATGGCCCCGCTGGCGCGCATCGCGCCGCAGGCGCCGGGCTCGCGCCTGCTCTCCCTGCTCCATCGCCGCTGGACCTGGGGCTACGACTTCCGCTCCCTGGCGGAGTTCAAGGACAAGTTCTCGCCCACGGCCTGGGAGCCGCTCTTCCTCGCCTCCACCTGCCCCAGGCTGTGCACGGCCCTTCGCGACGCCCTGCGCGCCCACTTCCCGCAAGGCCTGCTCCGCCCCTTCCTGCATCTGGCCGCCGCCAGCGGAGGGGTGGAGCTTGCGCCCAAGGCCCTGCCCGTGCTGGCCCATCCGCCAGCGGAGATCATCCCCGGCAGTCCGGCGGAACTGCTGCGCCGCACCTGGCTTACCTGCCTGCTGGCGCCGCTGTTCATGGGCCTGCACCTGGCCCGGCTTGCCTGGCCGCCCCTGGACGCCCTGTACCACGCCTCGGGCTACGTGCCCGGCGCGGTCACCTGGCAGGGCGTGCTGCTGGGGCCGCTGTTCCACAACCACTGGCTGCATCTGCTGGGCGACCAGCTCTCCTTTCTGCTTTTCGGGGCCGTCATCGAGGCCCTGCTTGGCCTGCGGCCCTACCTGCTGCTTCTGGCCGCCGGGCTCTGGCTCTCCAACCCCCTCACCCACGCCCTGTGCTGGGCGCTGCTCAGCTGGTCCGCCCCGCAGGCCTGGGCCGCCACCCTGGCCGAGGTGGACTACGGCTCCAGCAACGCCGTATTCGCCATGGCCGGGGCCCTGGCCGCCCTGCTCCGCCAGTGGCGGTCCATCCTGCTGCCCTTCGCCCTGTACGGGCTGTTCATCTGCTTCGCCCGGCACAGCTGGCTGGCCCTGCACCACCTGCTGACCCTGGGCCTGGGCTTCGCGGCCCTGCGCTGGTGGATGTGGCGGAGGGCCCGGAAAAACGCGAAAGGCTAA